The Amaranthus tricolor chloroplast, complete genome sequence CCCCTCCTACATACTTAATACCCTCCCCTACAAAAAAACTGGTAACACCAAAACCATTCGGAATCCCATCAATTATTCGTCTATCAAAAGCAGAAATTAGTTCAGCTAAAGCTCTTACACCCTTAATTAAGAATATTTCATAAAAAGCATCTATATAACCGCGGTTAGCAGACCAATTATATATTATATTTAATATTTTGTCCCCAAAAACTCTCTTTTGACCTTTTTTATCAAATGAATTGATTAAGTCAAAACTTTTTAACGATGAATAAATGGGTTTATACAAAAGGAAGGCTATAAATATTCCTAAATAGGCTATACTCACCGAAAAAGTTGCATTTATCACAAAATCATACCAATCTACGGAATCATTCGAATTTGAATGTAAAAGATTTATAGATGGATTTAACCATTTAGTTAATATATCCAAATCCATTTCTTCTTTATTAAATGGAATTCCTATGAATCCAATAAAAAAAGTAAACAGAATCAATACAATCAGAGGAAATAACATAGTATTGTCCGATTCATGAGGATATAAAGAAATATTCTTATTGGCAAAATCAGTAATAGTAAGAAAAGGTCGCATCATTTTTCGGAAATTTCTATCAATTTGATATGGTTTTTTCGAAAAGAAATGAGTCTTTTCTTTATTATTCAGTGTTAATAAGGTTAATAAAGGAAATTTTGGATTAATGCTTTTTAATTCTTTTTTACCCCATAAAGATATTGAATAAAACGAACTACTTTTTTTTCCACTGTAATTTTTAAAAAAAAGGTTTAAATGGCCTTCAAACGTAAGTAAATAGATTCGAAACATATAAAAGGCGGTTAATCCAGCTGTGAAATAAGCTATTATTGCAAAAATTGGCGAATAGATCCAACTATCATTAAGAATTTCATCTTTGGACCAAAAACAAGCAAGCGGTGGAATACCACAAAGAGAAAGTGTACCTATTAAAAAAGCATTTTTTGTAATTGGCACATGTTTTGTTAACCCCCCCATAAGAATCATATTCTGACTTTTATCCGGAGAATATCCAACAATAGTTTCCATTGAATGAATAATAGATCCGGACCCTAAAAACAATAATGCTTTTGAATAAGCATGAGTAATCAAATGAAATAAAGCCGCTCGATAAGAACCCATACCTAGAGCTAACATCATATAACCCAATTGAGACATTGTAGAATAAGCTAAACTTCGCTTAATGTCTTTTTGAGCAAGAGCTAAAGTCGCGCCTAAAAGTACTGTTATTATACCTATAAAAGATATTCCATACATTATGTAAGGTATAACTATGAAAAGAGGAAGCAGTCGAGCGACTAGAAAAATTCCCGCTGCTACCATGGTAGCAGCATGTATAAGAGCTGAAATAGGGGTAGGTCCCTCCATAGCATCGGGTAACCATACATGAAGGGGAAATTGGGCAGATTTAGCAATTGCACCAGCAAATAATAAGAAAGCACATAAAATACAAAATAAGGAATTGACCTGATTAGCATTAATTAAGTTATTGAATATTTCAAACAAATCCCGAAATTCGAAACTACCTGTTATCCAATAAAGACCTAAAATTCCTAATAATAAACCAAAATCTCCTACACGATTAGTCACAAACGCTTTTTGACAAGCATTTGCGGCAATAGGCCTTGTGAACCAAAAACCTATTAATAGATATGAACACATTCCAACTAATTCCCAAAAAATATAAATTTGTATCAAATTTGAACTAGTAACTAAACCCAACATCGACGTATTGAAAAAACTCATATACGCAAAAAATCGCAAATATCCCTGATCATGAGACATATAATTATCACTATAAATAAGAACCAGAATTGCAACAGTAGTAATTAACATTGACATAATAGAAGTAAGTGGATCGAGCAAGTAGCCAAATTCTAAAGAAAAATCATTATTAATGGTCCAAGACCAGACATATTGGTAAATAAAATTACTATTTATTTGCTGAATAGACAGATTCATCGAAAAAACCATAACTATACTTAACAACGAAATACTCGAAAAAGCCCATATCCGTCGAAGATTTTTTGTTGCTATCGGAAAAAAGAAAAGTCCAGCTCCTATTAACAAAGGAACTGGAAGTGGAAGTAAGGGTATGATCCATGCATATTGGTATATATGTTCCATAATAGAATAGAAAATTTTTATATTTTATTTTTTTGTATTTAATTAATATTTATTTTTTTGTTTACGATTCATAGGCTCTTGCCTCTTTTGAAAGAAATCAATAAAAAAATTAAGATATCTAATAACTTAAATCGAAATAGAATTTTTTTTTGTTTTTTTCAAGTCGATATCAAATATTAATATTGATGTGGAAGTATTTTTTTAATATTCAAACCACGAAATTATAATTGGTCAAATTCAAATAATGTATTTGTTAGTAAAAGTGAATACGTAAGAATAAATGCAAAATATTGCATAGGAAGATAAAACAAATTCCACTTTCATTTCGATTTAAGTTATTTCGAAAATATATTCAGAATTTCAGAATTAAAGGCTAAACAAAATCTTAAAATCTATTAAAAGATCTAATAAAGTCAATAATGATAAAAAAAATGAAATATTTTTAATAATTTATTTTGTAGGTTATTCACAATTAATAACTTATTTTATGCAAAATGATTTGATTGTCTTCTATTCCAAACAAAAACATAGAAAAACTTCTATTTTTTTAGTTATCGATTTTTTATATCGGTTACTTTAACTTTACTTTCTAGTTTCTATAACATAGAATAAAAAAATGCCTAAAATCTTGGATCTTTTAAACAAATTCATTTATTGAGATCATTTCAATTTGAAAATAAAAACTTCGATATATTTTCAAAAATGAATTTAAGTTTTTCAATTTAAATCTAATTTAAAGGTTGGGTTATTAAAGTTTTCAATGTGATTTGCTACATACATGGAAATTAAATGTAACACAGCAAAAAGAAATAGAAGAAAAATATAGAAAATATATTTCTAGTTTATAGTTATATTATGTTTTTCCATTTTCAAAAATTGAATAATAGAGGGTATCGTCTAGAATCTAAATACATAGATAATTAATAGAAAACAAAGATTCGTTTGAACACTAGATGTCTTTCACATCCAAAATCTAACACTGAATAATCAATTAAAATTGAAATGGCAGTTCCAAAAAAACGTACTTCGATTTACAAAAAGCGTATTCGAAAAAATCTTTGGAAAAAAAAGGGGCATTGGGCAGCGTTAAAAGCCTTTTCTTTAGCAAAATCTATTGCTACTGGGAATTCCAAAAGTTTTTTTGTAAGAAAAATAAGTAATCAAACCTTGGAATAATCCAAATCCACGTGACTCAAAGAAAAAAGGTATACCAAATTCGGAATAATTTCCTTTTTTATTTAGAATCAAAAATATCGAAAAGAAACGATTTAAATTTTAAATAAGTTTGGATTTACTAAATATTTCGAACTATATAAAATTGGGACTTTTTGTTTATGATATGGAAAATAACAACTCTTAAGCCGACCATAAAATAGTACTTTTTGTTTGAAAAACTATATATAGAGAATATTTCATCACCTTTTTTTTGAGTCTATTTTTGTTATTTATAAGATATAAGATGGGGATTTTTTTCCCCATCAACCCTTAATCAACCCTTTAATATATTTATATATATTTATTTTGTCACAATACAATAAAAAAACTCAGAAAAGTTTTTTCTATCTATTTTGTAAAAAAAGACAAATAGAAAGTGGTTCCACTTTAACTTACGGAAGCATTCTTTCTTGAAGTTGCTATATTCTCTATATTCCCCCGTTGAAAATAAATAAAAAGCCCTTTAAATTTAAAACTATATTTTAGTTTTACTTGAATATTATATATATGTGGAAAGAATTTTTTTTTTTTGTTTTTGAAAAACGTTTCAATAGAGATCCGGATTTTTTTATATGCTATATCCGGTTCAATACTTACCCGTAAAAATTCTACCAATTTGTTTATTTTGTTTATTTTGGATAAAAAACTATCTATTTAAAGAAAAAATCCTTTCGATGCCGTGTTGAATTTTGGATCCAAACTATTCGATTTTTTTATGTAGTGCAATAATCTATGTATTTGTTATTTGTTAGTTTTGAAATCAGCTAAAAAATTATTTTTTTTTTATCAAAAAAAGAAAGTGAGAAAGACCTTTATTGAGGTCTATCCTGGGCTGAAACGAAGAATCTTCTAGTTACAAGGTTTTATTTCAAGAAAACATAAACTATACAAAAGTCCGTTGACAAATTAAAAGAGTACTATAAAATTAAATTAAAAATTGATTTAAAATACAAAAA is a genomic window containing:
- the rpl32 gene encoding ribosomal protein L32, which translates into the protein MAVPKKRTSIYKKRIRKNLWKKKGHWAALKAFSLAKSIATGNSKSFFVRKISNQTLE
- the ndhF gene encoding NADH-plastoquinone oxidoreductase subunit 5, with translation MEHIYQYAWIIPLLPLPVPLLIGAGLFFFPIATKNLRRIWAFSSISLLSIVMVFSMNLSIQQINSNFIYQYVWSWTINNDFSLEFGYLLDPLTSIMSMLITTVAILVLIYSDNYMSHDQGYLRFFAYMSFFNTSMLGLVTSSNLIQIYIFWELVGMCSYLLIGFWFTRPIAANACQKAFVTNRVGDFGLLLGILGLYWITGSFEFRDLFEIFNNLINANQVNSLFCILCAFLLFAGAIAKSAQFPLHVWLPDAMEGPTPISALIHAATMVAAGIFLVARLLPLFIVIPYIMYGISFIGIITVLLGATLALAQKDIKRSLAYSTMSQLGYMMLALGMGSYRAALFHLITHAYSKALLFLGSGSIIHSMETIVGYSPDKSQNMILMGGLTKHVPITKNAFLIGTLSLCGIPPLACFWSKDEILNDSWIYSPIFAIIAYFTAGLTAFYMFRIYLLTFEGHLNLFFKNYSGKKSSSFYSISLWGKKELKSINPKFPLLTLLTLNNKEKTHFFSKKPYQIDRNFRKMMRPFLTITDFANKNISLYPHESDNTMLFPLIVLILFTFFIGFIGIPFNKEEMDLDILTKWLNPSINLLHSNSNDSVDWYDFVINATFSVSIAYLGIFIAFLLYKPIYSSLKSFDLINSFDKKGQKRVFGDKILNIIYNWSANRGYIDAFYEIFLIKGVRALAELISAFDRRIIDGIPNGFGVTSFFVGEGIKYVGGGRISSYLFWYLFYVSIFLLIYYFVF